One part of the Streptomyces lienomycini genome encodes these proteins:
- a CDS encoding DUF6760 family protein, whose translation MTYATDRLHEEIAYVAYHFHWSLEAILDLEHQDRRRYTDQIASLVTRGTAEG comes from the coding sequence GTGACGTACGCGACCGACCGGCTGCACGAGGAGATCGCGTACGTCGCCTACCACTTCCACTGGAGCCTGGAGGCGATCCTGGACCTGGAACACCAGGACCGCCGCCGGTACACGGACCAGATCGCGTCCCTCGTGACGCGTGGCACGGCGGAGGGCTGA